One genomic window of Solanum dulcamara chromosome 12, daSolDulc1.2, whole genome shotgun sequence includes the following:
- the LOC129876304 gene encoding general transcription and DNA repair factor IIH subunit TFB1-1-like yields the protein MADGKVVKRAKYKTSLKVPGVPGVLKLTKERFYFMPNDPTLTTKLNVEFKLIKGHKSSKECSSKQALLNLTQAQGGNYLFEFDSFPDRDQCRDFVASAIAAFGEIGKGTSEKPAVPHDEQLSATEMGRRIKLLQENSELQKLHRQLVIGGILSEAEFWAARKKLLEQNEHKKPKQRVALKNDMWSVKPLSDGQTNRVTFNLTPEVIHQIFAEKPAVRQAYIKFVPGKMSEKEFWTKYSRAEYLHSTKNIVAAAAEAAEDEELAVFLKQDDMLASEARKKIRRVDPTLDMEADEGDDYMHLPDHGLPHGETKEILEPQYEPFKRSFSQYLNQHAAVVLRGRVIDVELGDTRSVAEAFTRTNQAELATEVSDENAYRERLNKVSRVAEIEDLQGPRDPPVALLSIKDPRDYFDSQQVNAIKALGDAETGIRQLKFSVSKEEAFCSLKDSISEINSQGLIEPIISPDVALKVLNGLSQNISSSKYHLGKNPHESVLDQLPSATKNELLLHWTSIQELLKHFWSSYPITTKYFYAKVTRLKDAMSQIYPKLQEIKESVQSDVRHQVSLLVQPMLQALDAAFAHYDADVQKRSAKSGERPNGFV from the exons ATGGCCGATGGCAAGGTGGTTAAGCGTGCTAAGTACAAAACTTCACTCAAGGTTCCTGGCGTCCCTGGCGTTTTGAAATTG ACCAAGGAACGGTTTTATTTTATGCCGAATGACCCAACATTAACGACAAAGCTTAATGTGGAGTTCAAGTTGATTAAAG GCCACAAGTCTTCCAAGGAGTGTTCAAGTAAGCAGGCTCTACTTAATCTTACACAAGCTCAG GGTGGAAAttatctttttgaatttgatagCTTCCCTGACCGTGACCAGTGTCGGGACTTTGTTG CCTCAGCAATTGCGGCTTTTGGGGAAATAGGGAAAGGTACTTCCGAAAAACCTGCTGTTCCGCATGATGAGCAACTCAGTGCAACAGAAATGGGGCGTCGGATTAAGTTATTGCAGGAGAACAG TGAGTTGCAGAAACTCCACAGGCAATTGGTCATTGGAGGTATTTTATCAGAGGCTGAATTTTGGGCTGCTaggaag AAGCTGCTGGAACAGAACGAACACAAGAAGCCAAAACAGCGGGTGGCTTTAAAAAATGACATGTGGAGTGTAAAACCATTATCTGATGGCCAG ACGAACCGAGTTACATTTAACTTGACTCCAGAGGTTATTCATCAG ATTTTTGCGGAGAAACCAGCTGTCCGCCAAGCATATATAAAGTTTGTTCCTGGCAAG ATGTCAGAAAAAGAATTCTGGACTAAATATTCAAGAGCTGAATACCTCCACAGTACAAAAAACATTGTTGCAGCTGCTGCGGAGGCTGCTGAAGATGAGGAGCTTGCAGTTTTCTTGAAGCAAGATGATATGTTAGCATCTGAAGCTCGGAAGAAG ATCAGAAGAGTGGATCCAACTCTGGACATGGAAGCAGATGAAGGTGATGATTATATGCATCTCCCG GATCATGGGCTACCTCATGGTGAAACTAAGGAGATTCTAGAACCACAGTATGAACCATTCAAAAGGTCGTTCTCGCAATACCTCAATCAGCATGCAGCAGTGGTTCTTCGAGGAAGAGTTATAG ATGTTGAGCTGGGTGACACAAGATCTGTTGCTGAAGCATTCACCAGGACAAATCAGG CTGAACTAGCTACTGAAGTGTCTGATGAGAATGCATATAGAGAACGCTTAAACAAAGTTTCTCGAGTAGCTGAGATTGAGGATCTTCAGGGACCTCGAGACCCACCAGTTGCATTGCTAAGTATCAAG GATCCTCGAGACTACTTTGATTCTCAGCAAGTAAATGCAATAAAGGCTTTGGGAGATGCTGAAACAGGGATAAGACAGCTGAAATTTAGTGTGAGCAAAGAAGAAGCCTTTTGCTCCTTGAAGGACTCCATCTCTGAGATAAATTCTCAAGGATTGATCGAACCAATAATTAGTCCAGATGTAGCTCTCAag GTTCTCAACGGGCTTAGTCAGAATATCTCAAGTTCAAAGTATCATCTCGGAAAGAATCCCCATGAGAGTGTTTTAGATCAGTTGCCTAGTGCAACTAAAAATGAGCTATTACTT CATTGGACATCAATTCAGGAATTATTGAAGCACTTCTGGTCATCTTACCCAATAACGACAAAATACTTCTATGCCAAG GTGACTAGGTTAAAGGATGCAATGTCTCAGATTTATCCCAAGTTGCAG GAGATCAAGGAATCTGTGCAATCGGATGTTAGACATCAAGTTTCCCTTCTTGTACAGCCAATGCTTCAG GCTTTAGATGCTGCCTTTGCCCATTACGATGCAGATGTACAGAAGAGATCTGCGAAAAGTGGTGAGAGACCAAATGGATTTGTTTAG
- the LOC129876147 gene encoding protein DNA-DAMAGE INDUCIBLE 1, with protein sequence MKITVMTTDEQIVTLDVDRDESVENLKALLEVETQVPLQQQQLLYNGREMRNSDKLSALGVGDGDLVMMVSSAASLSSAPANDLSFKQDGSAVNPSAFQQHLRNDSNLMAQLFQNDPELAQAVLGNDLNRLQELLRLRHQHKSELRRRQEEEMALLYADPFDVDAQRKIEEQIRQKGIEENWAAALEYNPEAFGTVVMLYVDMEVNGHALKAFVDSGAQSTIISKSCAERCGLLRLLDTRYKGIARGVGQTEILGRIHVAPIKIGKIFYPCSFVVLDSPNMEFLFGLDMLRKHQCMIDLKDNVLRVGGGEVAVPFLHEKDIPGRFLDEERHDKEASSSGAQATSGATEKTDPTKGSPSGSAGGNSTQGPEFEAKVAKLVELGFGREAVIQALKFFDGNEEQAAGYLFGG encoded by the exons ATGAAGATCACTGTAATGACGACTGACGAACAAATCGTCACTCTCGATGTGGATCGTGACGAATCT GTGGAGAACCTGAAAGCTCTGCTGGAAGTTGAG ACACAAGTGCCTCTGCAGCAACAGCAGCTTCTGTACAATGGGAGGGAAATGAGAAATTCTGATAAACTGAGCGCTTTAGGTGTTGGTGATGGAGATTTGGTGATGATGGTGTCTAGTGCAGCATCCCTGTCTAG TGCACCTGCAAATGACTTGAGCTTCAAACAAGATGGATCTGCAGTAAATCCTTCAGCTTTCCAACAACACTTACGAAATGATTCAAATTTGATGGCCCAACTTTTTCAG AATGATCCTGAGTTGGCACAAGCTGTCCTGGGGAATGACCTAAATAGGCTGCAAGAGCTTCTACGTTTGCGTCATCAGCATAAATCAGAGCTACGGCGTCGTCAAGAAGAGGAGATG GCACTGCTGTATGCTGATCCATTCGATGTCGATGCACAAAGGAAAATTGAAGAGCAAATTCGCCAG AAAGGAATTGAAGAAAACTGGGCAGCTGCATTGGAATACAATCCTGAAGCTTTTGGAACTGTG GTTATGTTATATGTTGACATGGAGGTAAATGGTCATGCTCTAAAG GCTTTCGTGGATAGTGGAGCTCAGTCAACAATTATATCTAAAAGCTGTGCAGAACGTTGTGG ATTGTTAAGGTTATTAGATACACGCTACAAAGGCATTGCTCGTGGAGTTGGTCAAACAGAGATACTAGGTCGTATTCATGTTGCTCCAATCAAG ATTGGGAAAATATTCTACCCTTGTTCTTTTGTGGTGCTGGATTCTCCCAATATGGAATTTCTCTTTGGACTTGATATGCTTCGCAAGCACCAG TGCATGATTGATCTGAAGGACAATGTCTTGAGAGTTGGCGGAGGGGAGGTTGCTGTACCGTTTCTACATG AGAAGGATATTCCCGGTCGTTTTCTTGATGAGGAAAGGCACGACAAGGAGGCTTCGAGCTCAGGAGCCCAG GCAACATCTGGAGCAACGGAGAAGACTGATCCTACAAAAGGAAGTCCTTCTG GAAGTGCCGGTGGGAACTCAACACAG GGACCTGAATTTGAAGCCAAAGTTGCAAAGCTTGTTGAGTTGGGCTTTGGAAGGGAGGCAGTAATACAAGCTCTAAAGTTTTTTGATGGTAACGAAGAACAAGCAGCCGGATATCTATTTGGGGgttga